AATGTATGGCATCATGAAAGCTTAAAATGAGAGGTTTTGTTAAACACGAAATCGAGTTGGTGAAAATGCGTTTTTGATTTGTGAAAAAAATCGATGAATTTAAATAGGGGAGAATGCTACAATGAAATGCGAAATAAAGGCATAAAAAAAGCACTCCGTTTGGAGCGCTTTTGAGGTAAACAGATGGTTAAATCTAAATAGAAAAGAAATATGTAATTAATCATTAATCACTTCAAAGTGAGCCGTAAAGTGACGTAAGAATTTGGGTTCTTTGGTAATTCGTATTCCTTTAGCCTGATCTTTTTCTTTAATCAATTCCTGGAATACCTCTAAGATATATTCTACATGACTTTGTGTATATACTCGTCTTGGCATGGCCAAGCGAACCAATTCCATTGGTGAAGGAATAAGTTTACCGTCAGAATCGTATTTACCAAACATGACGGAACCAATCTCAACCGCACGAATTCCACCTTTTTTATAAAGATCTAAAACCAGAGCTTGTCCCGGATATTGATCTACCGGAATATGTGAGTAAAACGCTTTGGCATCAATATAAACCGCGTGACCACCGGTTGGACGCATAATTGGCACTCCCATTTTATGAAGATTATCCCCTAAAAAACCAGTGCTTTTAATGCGGTACTGTAAGTAGTCCGGTCTGAAAACTTCTTTTAACCCTTGAGCAATGGCTTCCATATCTCTTCCTGATAAACCTCCGTAAGTAGCAAAGCCTTCCGTAATAATCAATAAGTTTTTGCACGCTTCAGCCAGTTCAGGATCTTTCAATGCGATAAAACCTCCCATATTTACCAGTCCGTCTTTCTTCAAGCTCATTACCGAACCATCGGTTAAACGATACATTTCTTTGGCAATATCTTTATAGGTGTGATTTTCAAAACCTTCCTCTCTATGTTTAATGAAATAGGCATTTTCAGCTATTCTACATGAATCCAGTACAAATAGAACATCATATTTTTTACAGACTTCACCTACCGATTTAGCATTTGCCATACTCACAGGTTGACCACCACCACTGTTATTAGTAACGGTAAGGATGACTGCTCCGATATTTTCTGGTTTGTGTTGTAGGATAAGTTCTTCCAATTTGGCGACATCCATATTCCCTTTAAATGGGTGTTCTAAGGACGGGTCTTTACCTTCTTCAATAGGTATATCATATGCGGTTGAGCCCGAAAATTCAATATTAGCTCTTGTGGTATCAAAATGCGTATTACTAATAAATACTTTGCCCGGACTTCCCAGGTGTCCATATAATATTCGTTCTCCGGCACGTCCCTGATGGGTTGGAAGTACATATTTGCATCCGGTTTGTTCCTGAATTTCGCTTTCCATTTTTAACCAGGAGTGAGAACCTGCATAAGATTCATCACCTTCCATCACTCCAGCCCATTGTTTTGCACTCATCGCTGATGTTCCACTGTCAGTAAGGAGGTCAATGATAACGTTTTCAGACTTTAACAAAAACGGGTTATTATGCGCTATTTCCAAATATTCTTTTCTTTCTTCTTCGGAACTCATGCGAATAGGTTCAACCATTTTGATTTTAAAAGGTTCAATGATCGTTTTTATAGCCATAGTCTAATTTTTGTTTTGTGCGAAACTACGCGAACACTATTGTGATTTAAATGATTTCCGTCAGGGCAAGAGGTGATATGCATGAGTGTTTTTAAATGGTGTGCCTGTGGTAAGTGTTTTAAAATTAAAGGTCTATAAAATGGTGGTTAACGAATGAATGAGAATATGGAAAAGTCACTGAAATAAATCAATACATTCCTATCGAATAGACTATTAAATACATTAAGAAATGGTTATTTTTGCGAAATTTTCAGGGAAAAAGCAATCAAATTATGTCGGTAAATCTAATTGAGGAAAAAGCAGTAAAACAATTATATCCGTATCAACAACAGGCTATTGACCAAATTATTGGGAAGTTAAATGATGAGGAAGATGGCTTTAATTTGCTGTATCAATTACCAACAGGAGGAGGGAAGACGGTTATTTTTTCGGAAATTGCCAAAAGATTTATCGAGGAGCATAAAAAGAAAGTTTTAATCCTTACGCATAGAATCGAGCTTTGTAATCAAACATCCAAAATGTTAACGGATTTTGATGTGAAGAATATGATTTTCGATAGTAAGGTAAAACATATTCCATTTGAAGAAGATTACGTTTCGTTTGTAGCGATGGTGGAAACACTAAACAACCGTCTACGTGATAATGAAACCAATGTAGATAATATTGGTTTGGTAATTATCGATGAGGCGCACTACAACTCGTTTAGAAAATTATTTAAATACTTTGAAAACGCTTCTATTCTTGGGGTGACTGCTACACCTTTAAGTTCAAATATGAAGTTACCAATGAAAGATAACTATGATCAGTTGATCGTTGGTGAAAGTATTGCTTCTCTGATTAAGAATCGTTACCTGGCAAATGCAGTCACGACTACTT
This genomic interval from bacterium SCSIO 12643 contains the following:
- a CDS encoding tryptophanase; protein product: MKTIIEPFKIKMVEPIRMSSEEERKEYLEIAHNNPFLLKSENVIIDLLTDSGTSAMSAKQWAGVMEGDESYAGSHSWLKMESEIQEQTGCKYVLPTHQGRAGERILYGHLGSPGKVFISNTHFDTTRANIEFSGSTAYDIPIEEGKDPSLEHPFKGNMDVAKLEELILQHKPENIGAVILTVTNNSGGGQPVSMANAKSVGEVCKKYDVLFVLDSCRIAENAYFIKHREEGFENHTYKDIAKEMYRLTDGSVMSLKKDGLVNMGGFIALKDPELAEACKNLLIITEGFATYGGLSGRDMEAIAQGLKEVFRPDYLQYRIKSTGFLGDNLHKMGVPIMRPTGGHAVYIDAKAFYSHIPVDQYPGQALVLDLYKKGGIRAVEIGSVMFGKYDSDGKLIPSPMELVRLAMPRRVYTQSHVEYILEVFQELIKEKDQAKGIRITKEPKFLRHFTAHFEVIND